In Aureibaculum algae, the following are encoded in one genomic region:
- a CDS encoding SDR family NAD(P)-dependent oxidoreductase yields the protein MDGINLKGKKALVTGGSQGIGAQICRELASHGADVFINYFTNKEKAEILASELRETFNVNVCIGVANVSKPNEVEAMFQLMDKKLNGIDILINNAGSESNSHILDLDVDEWDRVININLKGPFLCAQQAGRRMEKSGGGVIINISSIHDTVPRKGLTHYCTAKGGLKMFTKCLALELAESNIRVISVAPGAIETEMNRKEIANFGVDKFQGWIPQGRIGNVKDVSPTIAFLCSDMASYMTGIDIYIDGGYMQSTIPYDPRPPRKI from the coding sequence ATGGACGGAATAAATTTAAAAGGAAAAAAAGCATTAGTAACAGGTGGCTCACAAGGTATTGGGGCTCAAATTTGTAGAGAATTAGCTTCACATGGTGCAGATGTTTTTATCAATTATTTTACAAATAAAGAAAAAGCTGAAATTTTAGCCTCTGAATTAAGAGAAACTTTTAACGTAAACGTATGTATCGGTGTTGCAAATGTCTCAAAACCCAATGAAGTTGAGGCAATGTTCCAACTTATGGATAAAAAATTAAATGGCATCGATATTTTAATTAACAATGCTGGTTCAGAAAGCAATAGCCATATTTTAGATTTAGATGTTGATGAATGGGATCGTGTAATTAATATCAATTTAAAAGGACCTTTTTTATGTGCACAACAAGCCGGTAGAAGAATGGAAAAATCAGGTGGTGGTGTCATTATAAATATTTCTTCCATTCATGATACTGTCCCAAGGAAAGGTTTAACGCATTATTGTACTGCCAAAGGAGGCTTAAAAATGTTTACAAAATGTTTGGCGCTGGAACTTGCTGAAAGTAATATTAGAGTGATTTCTGTAGCTCCAGGAGCCATTGAAACAGAAATGAATCGTAAAGAAATTGCAAATTTTGGTGTAGATAAATTTCAAGGTTGGATACCTCAAGGAAGAATTGGAAATGTAAAAGATGTATCTCCAACCATTGCGTTTTTATGTTCGGATATGGCAAGTTATATGACTGGAATTGATATATATATTGATGGAGGTTATATGCAATCAACCATACCTTATGATCCTCGTCCTCCTAGAAAAATTTAA